A stretch of the Nicotiana tabacum cultivar K326 chromosome 6, ASM71507v2, whole genome shotgun sequence genome encodes the following:
- the LOC107789783 gene encoding jasmonate-induced oxygenase 1-like yields MANSVIPIVDLSPFFRQGDEDGKRKVREVIDETCSRYGFFQIINHGVPLDLMSRAMKLSKNFFESSVEEKMKCSPLPGSPFPAGYNRKPNPSYEFAEFLVMLQPGSNFNVFPANHPQLRAVMEDLFDQFVKIGAILESILSETLGLPPRTLQEFNNERNSDVLTALYYLPATEKEKMGISSHRDVGCITFVLQDEVGGLEVQKDGKWIPVTPKEGALVVNIGIILQVLTNNKYKSPNHRVVRPNGRSRNSFSFFYNVSGGKWVEPLQNFTKQIAEKPKYKGFLYSDYLQKRKENKLKRTSGLEDDLGLSHFSLTV; encoded by the exons ATGGCTAATTCAGTAATACCAATAGTTGATCTCTCTCCTTTCTTCAGACAAGGAGATGAAGATGGCAAGAGAAAGGTTAGAGAAGTAATAGACGAAACGTGTTCTCGATATGGTTTCTTCCAAATTATCAATCATGGGGTGCCTTTGGATTTAATGAGCCGTGCCATGAAACTATCTAAAAATTTCTTTGAGTCTTCAGTTGAAGAGAAAATGAAATGTTCTCCATTGCCAGGATCACCTTTTCCTGCTGGCTATAACAGAAAACCAAATCCATCTTATGAGTTTGCAGAGTTCTTGGTTATGCTTCAGCCTGGATCCAACTTCAATGTTTTTCCTGCAAATCATCCACAACTCCG AGCAGTAATGGAAGATTTATTCGATCAATTTGTGAAGATTGGAGCAATTTTAGAGAGCATACTAAGTGAGACTTTAGGTCTGCCTCCAAGGACTCTCCAAGAATTTAACAATGAGAGAAATTCAGATGTGTTAACGGCCTTGTATTATTTACCAGCAACTGAGAAGGAAAAAATGGGAATTAGTTCACATAGAGATGTTGGATGCATAACATTTGTGTTACAAGATGAAGTTGGAGGGCTTGAAGTTCAAAAGGATGGTAAATGGATTCCTGTAACTCCAAAGGAAGGTGCCCTTGTTGTCAACATTGGTATTATTCTTcag GTGCTAACAAATAACAAATACAAGAGTCCAAATCATAGGGTGGTGAGACCCAATGGAAGATCAAGAAATTCATTTTCATTCTTCTATAATGTATCAGGGGGAAAATGGGTTGAACCACTTCAAAATTTCACTAAGCAGATTGCTGAGAAACCTAAGTATAAGGGATTTTTGTACAGTGACTATTTACAAAAGCGCAAGGAAAATAAGCTCAAGCGTACTTCTGGTCTTGAAGACGATCTTGGCTTATCTCATTTTTCACTCACTGTATAA